One window from the genome of Brachyspira hampsonii encodes:
- a CDS encoding PepSY-like domain-containing protein: MTNNLNLFIKITPSKLPENIRRFIASNYSKAKIVYIDIRKEQYEIKLNNGIYINFDKNGTWNYISSDDKLSENILPKNIASKIKNIMKKYNNAYIFEVSKRIEFYKIRLTNSLEIRIRNNGQLIMA; the protein is encoded by the coding sequence ATGACTAACAACTTAAACCTTTTTATTAAAATTACTCCTAGTAAATTACCTGAAAATATTAGAAGATTTATTGCTTCTAATTACAGCAAAGCTAAAATAGTTTATATTGACATAAGAAAAGAACAATATGAGATAAAATTAAATAATGGAATTTATATCAATTTCGACAAAAATGGAACTTGGAATTATATAAGCAGTGATGATAAATTATCTGAAAACATACTTCCAAAAAATATAGCAAGCAAAATAAAAAACATAATGAAAAAATATAATAATGCTTATATTTTTGAAGTAAGTAAAAGAATAGAATTCTACAAAATAAGATTAACTAATTCTTTAGAAATACGCATAAGAAATAACGGACAATTAATAATGGCATAA
- the rarD gene encoding EamA family transporter RarD: protein MSNNNKSILLALAAYIIWGLLPLYWKSVQNFDSAFVLGVRVITTFIFTLIIIIYKRANLYRGVKPLISIIIAGIFLGINWYLYIYTVNSGHVLEAGLAYYIAPILSILIGIIFFRERKTKLEYAAIILMFIGMLYQTITLGKPPIMAFFIGLTFAIYGIFKKLTIYSSWESLFLETAAIIIPSIILSKIYFPSSREPIHTWVSLMFAGVATGIPLYLYAKAAKGLEVSTLGFLQFLLPLFATLLAIFVYKEEVNLNRAITLIIIMLAAVLYAVSIFRNSRNKNN from the coding sequence ATGTCAAATAATAATAAATCTATTTTGCTAGCTTTAGCTGCATATATAATATGGGGGCTTCTTCCTTTATATTGGAAATCTGTTCAGAATTTTGATTCAGCATTTGTATTGGGTGTAAGAGTTATTACTACTTTTATATTTACTTTAATAATCATTATATACAAAAGAGCCAATTTATACAGAGGTGTTAAGCCTTTAATATCTATAATAATAGCGGGTATCTTTTTAGGAATTAATTGGTATTTATATATTTATACTGTTAATTCAGGGCATGTTCTTGAGGCAGGACTTGCTTATTATATAGCACCTATTTTGAGTATATTAATAGGAATAATATTTTTTAGAGAGAGAAAGACAAAATTAGAATATGCTGCTATTATTTTAATGTTTATAGGTATGCTTTATCAAACAATTACATTGGGAAAACCTCCTATTATGGCATTTTTTATAGGGCTTACTTTTGCTATATATGGTATTTTCAAAAAACTTACTATATATTCAAGTTGGGAGAGTTTATTTTTGGAAACAGCTGCTATAATTATACCGTCTATAATTTTAAGTAAAATATACTTTCCTTCTTCAAGAGAGCCTATTCATACTTGGGTATCATTAATGTTTGCCGGTGTTGCTACGGGAATACCTTTATATTTATATGCTAAGGCTGCTAAAGGACTTGAAGTTTCTACACTTGGTTTTTTACAATTTTTACTTCCTCTGTTTGCTACTTTGCTTGCAATTTTTGTTTATAAAGAAGAAGTTAATTTGAATAGAGCTATTACTTTGATTATAATAATGCTTGCTGCTGTTCTTTATGCTGTGTCTATATTTAGAAATTCTAGAAATAAAAATAATTAA
- a CDS encoding tetratricopeptide repeat protein, with protein sequence MKKDFIFLAAVVFLLISCASAVKISVEEEQYPKIIAEKGYTEFGNKNYKTAIAYYQYIIDNFDRENYAKDVAWAYYEIGFCYYYQKKYEEALEYFDIVLNNFTVLPPKILAQKVIQDIYEEKPKLKPPEIIEEEIEVIEENIDS encoded by the coding sequence GTGAAAAAAGATTTTATTTTTTTAGCGGCGGTTGTTTTTTTATTGATTTCATGTGCTTCAGCTGTTAAAATTTCTGTAGAGGAAGAACAGTATCCTAAAATAATAGCTGAAAAAGGGTATACTGAATTCGGTAATAAAAATTATAAAACTGCTATAGCCTATTATCAGTACATAATAGATAATTTTGATAGAGAAAATTATGCTAAAGATGTTGCTTGGGCTTATTATGAAATAGGGTTTTGCTATTATTATCAGAAAAAGTATGAGGAAGCTTTAGAATATTTTGATATAGTTTTGAATAATTTTACGGTTTTGCCGCCTAAAATTTTAGCTCAAAAGGTTATTCAGGATATTTATGAAGAAAAACCTAAATTAAAACCTCCGGAAATTATAGAAGAGGAAATAGAAGTTATTGAAGAAAATATAGACTCATGA
- a CDS encoding tetratricopeptide repeat protein, which translates to MKKESSITKSIILSFLLLSILSIFVILFVYILYRRGEGEDYALSTYILYSLVFFKSYIPYVIALSVYFSFFRAKYLHQESISKVIAYPIGLIVLLVCFYAVYDYSFTNIFISKLKEYNSIREAKLYYEYELKLKNEAYEAARVELMAGNLDAASSLAEEALFYDKNDGNTLLLIKSIQKEKMLKEAELHKEKFNNITNLMSLGTREFSLSNYNSASKYFSQVLELDNNNPMALYYMNRINIAMNKKPLYYGNLTPQEASIYAKLSEAIDMYESGYLWKAYDNISKLYLNYPNIAEINNYYSIIRDAISRYDFFIKEAQEVRDAYIDNPDLLKYSSDFSHNGINLMLSKNVLLSSATSAVFKNGLYIFDISLIEFDDELKIVRCDNFLYGKIADSFNSTNNVKNIILKAYFDTNKNEYIYNDAVSMVIPINISYSTLDIIKNYTSINLKYVNLLELFTLRNEIKKIGYSDKDINFELLVKNIEPIAYLFLFMIIAYYSFRFRLAASTDKFHFYNRITGVLGTLLFVIVYKVLINYLVMLMLMASHITISVIIVVIIFAFLILYVIFQMARIPRDVR; encoded by the coding sequence ATGAAAAAAGAAAGTAGTATTACTAAGAGTATTATATTAAGTTTTCTATTACTTAGTATTTTAAGTATATTTGTTATACTTTTTGTATATATCTTGTATAGAAGAGGAGAAGGAGAGGATTATGCTCTTTCTACTTATATTTTGTACAGTTTGGTATTTTTTAAAAGCTATATACCCTATGTAATAGCATTATCAGTTTATTTTTCATTTTTTAGAGCTAAATATTTACATCAGGAAAGTATATCAAAGGTTATAGCTTATCCTATAGGATTAATTGTTTTACTTGTTTGTTTTTATGCAGTATATGATTATTCTTTCACCAATATATTTATTTCTAAGCTGAAAGAATATAATAGCATTAGAGAAGCAAAACTATATTATGAATATGAATTAAAGCTAAAAAATGAGGCGTATGAAGCAGCAAGAGTAGAATTGATGGCAGGAAATTTGGATGCTGCATCTAGTTTAGCAGAAGAAGCTTTATTTTACGATAAAAATGATGGAAATACTCTTTTGCTCATTAAATCCATACAAAAAGAAAAAATGCTTAAAGAGGCTGAACTTCATAAAGAAAAATTTAATAACATAACTAATTTAATGAGTTTAGGTACTAGAGAGTTCAGTTTATCTAATTATAATTCAGCAAGTAAATATTTTAGTCAGGTATTGGAATTGGATAATAATAATCCTATGGCATTGTACTATATGAATAGGATTAATATAGCTATGAATAAAAAGCCTTTGTATTATGGTAATCTTACCCCTCAGGAGGCATCTATATATGCTAAATTATCAGAAGCTATTGATATGTATGAAAGCGGATATTTATGGAAGGCTTATGATAATATTTCTAAGCTTTATTTGAATTATCCTAATATAGCTGAAATAAATAATTATTATTCTATTATAAGAGATGCTATAAGCAGATATGATTTCTTTATTAAAGAGGCACAAGAGGTTAGAGATGCGTATATTGATAATCCTGATTTATTGAAATATTCTTCTGATTTTAGTCATAATGGTATAAATTTGATGTTAAGTAAGAATGTTTTGCTGTCTTCAGCAACTAGTGCCGTATTTAAAAATGGTTTGTATATATTTGATATTTCACTTATAGAGTTTGATGATGAATTGAAAATTGTAAGATGTGATAATTTTTTATATGGAAAAATAGCTGACTCTTTTAATTCTACAAATAATGTTAAAAATATAATATTGAAGGCTTATTTTGATACTAATAAAAATGAATACATATATAATGACGCTGTTAGCATGGTTATTCCTATTAATATATCATACAGTACATTAGATATTATTAAGAATTATACTTCTATAAATTTAAAATATGTTAATTTATTAGAACTATTTACATTAAGAAATGAAATCAAAAAGATTGGATATTCAGATAAAGATATTAATTTTGAACTTTTAGTTAAGAATATAGAACCTATAGCTTATTTATTTTTATTTATGATAATAGCATATTATTCATTCAGATTTAGACTTGCAGCCTCTACTGATAAATTTCATTTCTACAATAGAATTACAGGTGTTTTAGGTACCTTATTATTTGTTATAGTTTATAAAGTTTTAATAAATTATCTTGTAATGTTAATGTTAATGGCATCCCATATAACTATTAGTGTTATTATTGTTGTTATTATATTTGCATTCCTTATACTATATGTTATATTCCAAATGGCCAGAATTCCTAGAGATGTTAGATAA
- the rsmA gene encoding 16S rRNA (adenine(1518)-N(6)/adenine(1519)-N(6))-dimethyltransferase RsmA, translated as MLDNLYSKREVTEYLKCKSIFPNKNRGQNFLCDKNIAYNIANTVPNNLLRSEYALEIGGGLGSLSNMLYSIYKNNLTIVEYDNALYNHLIEKFNNINIIHKDILTFNIPDSERKYDIYGNIPYNIASPIIEWLLYESYDKWNYAVFMVQSDFAQRLIAKENTENYSSLTLFANFMSDIKLEFNVSKDVFYPIPKVTSSVISIIPKKADINIIEVFKSVSKTLFHNRRKTIRNNFINSPYLNIDKAYIDEIFNKANIDGNIRGETLPIDKVIELSNIVKEYI; from the coding sequence ATGTTAGATAATTTATATTCAAAAAGAGAAGTTACAGAATATTTGAAATGCAAGTCTATATTTCCTAATAAAAATAGAGGTCAGAATTTTTTATGCGATAAGAATATAGCATATAATATTGCAAATACAGTTCCAAATAATTTGCTGAGATCTGAATATGCATTAGAGATAGGAGGAGGGCTTGGTTCTTTAAGTAATATGCTTTATTCTATATATAAAAATAATCTTACTATAGTAGAATATGATAATGCTTTATATAACCATTTAATAGAAAAGTTTAATAATATTAATATAATACATAAAGATATACTAACATTTAATATTCCAGATTCAGAAAGAAAATATGATATATATGGAAATATACCATACAATATAGCAAGTCCTATAATAGAATGGCTTTTATATGAATCTTATGATAAATGGAACTATGCTGTATTTATGGTTCAAAGTGATTTTGCCCAGAGACTTATAGCAAAAGAAAATACGGAGAACTATTCTTCTTTAACTTTATTTGCGAATTTTATGTCTGATATTAAATTGGAATTTAATGTTTCAAAAGATGTGTTTTATCCTATTCCAAAGGTTACTTCATCAGTTATAAGTATTATACCTAAAAAGGCTGATATTAATATAATTGAAGTATTTAAATCTGTTTCAAAGACTCTATTTCATAATAGAAGAAAAACTATACGAAATAATTTTATTAATTCCCCATATTTGAATATAGATAAAGCATATATTGATGAAATATTTAATAAGGCTAATATTGACGGAAATATAAGAGGAGAAACTTTGCCTATAGATAAAGTTATAGAACTTTCCAATATAGTAAAGGAATATATTTAA
- the pyk gene encoding pyruvate kinase, whose protein sequence is MRKTKIIATLGPRWSNEDMIRKIIENGADVCRLNFSFGTYDEHLERINIIRKVSNELKKPVAILADLQGPKIRIGKLKEPITVKEGDIVKLSGYKETNDESIIPTTHSNIAHDVKSGSMLLISDGTIQLIVESSDEASKLVVCKVITGGTILSSKGINLPGAHVTTEVLTEKDVNDALFAAKNGVNYLGMSFVRKAEDVIRLRRILDDNNLNDVGIVSKIENTESLENLEDIIKHSDGVMVARGDLGVEIPFGEVPVWQKKILKMANDIGKITIIATQMLESMTKSPVPSRAEASDVANAVLDGTDVVMMSAETASGDYPIESVKAMVSIVEAAERSVIRDLHENMSYLDRGVNDALTDSASYLSYCLDNKVIIALSRSGHTVKNLSKKRPKTPIVFMSADTDLCNRLSICHNVYTILMPEDLNFSAGISHGGQIDILEDTLIKHNLANHGDIAIVVSGSKWQGRWQENSVRVVVIH, encoded by the coding sequence ATGAGAAAAACAAAAATAATAGCAACTTTAGGACCAAGATGGTCCAATGAAGATATGATAAGAAAGATTATAGAAAATGGTGCAGATGTATGCAGGTTAAATTTTTCTTTTGGAACTTATGATGAGCATTTAGAGAGAATAAACATAATAAGAAAAGTATCGAATGAGTTAAAAAAACCTGTTGCAATATTAGCAGATTTGCAAGGACCTAAAATAAGAATAGGTAAATTGAAAGAGCCTATTACTGTAAAAGAAGGCGACATAGTAAAACTTAGCGGATATAAAGAAACTAATGATGAAAGTATAATACCTACAACACATTCTAATATAGCCCATGATGTAAAATCTGGTTCTATGCTATTAATATCTGACGGTACTATACAGCTTATAGTAGAATCAAGTGATGAGGCTTCAAAACTTGTTGTATGTAAGGTTATAACAGGAGGTACTATATTAAGCAGTAAGGGTATTAATCTTCCTGGGGCACATGTTACAACAGAAGTTCTTACTGAAAAAGATGTTAATGATGCTTTATTCGCTGCTAAGAATGGGGTTAATTATTTAGGAATGAGTTTTGTAAGAAAGGCTGAAGATGTTATTAGGCTTAGAAGGATATTAGATGATAATAATCTTAATGATGTTGGTATTGTTTCAAAAATAGAAAATACTGAATCGCTTGAGAATTTAGAAGATATAATAAAGCATTCTGACGGCGTAATGGTGGCTAGAGGAGATTTAGGAGTAGAAATACCATTTGGAGAAGTACCTGTTTGGCAGAAAAAGATATTAAAAATGGCAAATGATATAGGAAAAATCACTATTATAGCAACCCAAATGCTTGAAAGTATGACAAAAAGTCCTGTGCCTTCAAGAGCTGAGGCTAGTGATGTTGCTAATGCTGTTTTAGATGGTACTGATGTTGTTATGATGTCTGCAGAAACTGCTTCTGGAGATTATCCTATAGAATCTGTTAAAGCTATGGTTTCTATAGTAGAGGCGGCGGAAAGATCTGTTATAAGAGATTTGCATGAAAATATGTCTTATTTAGACAGGGGAGTTAATGATGCATTGACTGACAGTGCTTCTTATTTATCATATTGTTTAGATAATAAAGTTATTATTGCTCTTTCAAGATCAGGACATACTGTTAAAAATTTATCTAAAAAAAGACCTAAAACGCCTATAGTTTTTATGTCTGCTGATACTGATTTATGTAACAGGCTTTCTATATGTCATAATGTTTATACTATACTCATGCCTGAAGATTTGAATTTCAGTGCCGGTATAAGTCATGGCGGACAGATTGATATACTCGAAGATACATTAATCAAACATAATTTAGCTAATCATGGAGATATTGCTATAGTTGTCAGCGGAAGCAAATGGCAGGGAAGATGGCAGGAAAACAGTGTTCGTGTAGTTGTAATACATTAA
- a CDS encoding sodium-dependent transporter encodes MDNEKRERLSNRIGFIIVSAGCAIGLGNIWRFPYITGKYGGALFVIIYLICLAIVGLPILIMEFSIGRAGQKDIAGSYKVIEKKGSKWHLIGYVQMLGCLILMMFYTSVTGWTITYAYYMASGVTLGLTPDGIAEFFGKMLSNPAIMVFSLFIAVFLGILICFKGLQKGVERASKIMMSSLFVIVIVLIIRSVTLEGAVEGIKFYLLPDLSKMVDGGIEKFFEVIYAALGQAFFTLGIGVGSMTIFGSYIGKERSLTNESIIIVILDTLIAFLAGLVIFPACFAFGVNPGEGAGLAFVTLPNIFNSMPMPRLWGTLFFLFLAMAALTTVITVFENLIAFTMSEFNMPRNKASILVGIVVFICSLPTALGFNVLSFIQPMGQNTSFLDLFDFIVSYNLVELGGIYIIIFCVSKYGWGWDNFINEVDSGLGIKFPKFSRFYVTYFLPVILFAMFIINYIYKFFI; translated from the coding sequence ATGGATAATGAAAAAAGAGAGAGGTTATCTAATAGAATTGGTTTTATTATTGTATCGGCCGGATGTGCTATAGGGCTTGGCAATATATGGCGATTTCCTTATATAACAGGAAAATACGGAGGAGCTCTTTTTGTCATTATATATTTAATATGTTTAGCTATTGTAGGGCTTCCTATACTTATAATGGAATTTAGTATAGGAAGGGCAGGACAAAAAGATATTGCAGGTTCATATAAGGTAATAGAGAAAAAAGGTTCCAAATGGCATTTAATCGGCTATGTGCAAATGCTAGGCTGTTTAATACTTATGATGTTTTATACTAGTGTTACAGGCTGGACTATCACTTATGCCTATTATATGGCTTCAGGAGTTACTTTGGGACTTACACCTGATGGTATAGCTGAGTTTTTTGGTAAGATGCTTTCAAATCCTGCGATAATGGTTTTCAGTTTATTCATTGCTGTATTTTTAGGAATATTGATATGCTTTAAAGGACTGCAAAAAGGCGTTGAAAGGGCATCTAAAATTATGATGTCGTCATTATTTGTTATAGTAATAGTATTAATAATTAGATCTGTTACTTTAGAAGGTGCTGTAGAGGGTATAAAATTCTATTTGCTTCCTGATTTATCAAAAATGGTTGATGGAGGAATAGAGAAGTTTTTTGAGGTTATATATGCAGCTTTAGGGCAGGCATTTTTTACATTGGGAATTGGTGTAGGCAGTATGACTATATTTGGAAGCTATATAGGAAAGGAAAGATCCTTAACTAATGAATCTATAATAATAGTGATATTAGATACTTTGATAGCATTTCTTGCTGGGCTTGTTATATTTCCGGCTTGTTTTGCATTTGGAGTTAATCCTGGGGAGGGAGCTGGTTTAGCTTTTGTAACATTGCCTAATATATTTAATTCAATGCCTATGCCTAGATTATGGGGGACATTGTTCTTTTTATTTTTAGCTATGGCTGCATTAACTACTGTTATTACTGTATTTGAAAATTTAATAGCTTTTACTATGTCTGAATTTAATATGCCTAGAAATAAGGCTTCTATATTAGTGGGAATAGTAGTATTTATATGTTCGCTTCCTACTGCTTTGGGTTTCAATGTATTGTCATTCATACAGCCTATGGGACAAAATACTAGCTTTTTAGATTTATTTGATTTTATAGTAAGTTATAATTTGGTTGAGCTTGGAGGTATATATATAATAATATTCTGTGTATCAAAATATGGCTGGGGCTGGGATAATTTTATTAATGAAGTAGATTCTGGTTTAGGAATAAAATTTCCTAAATTTTCCAGATTTTATGTAACTTATTTTCTGCCTGTAATATTATTTGCTATGTTTATTATTAATTATATATATAAATTTTTTATTTAG
- a CDS encoding PaaI family thioesterase — MGEKEIFERIKKRFESQDFLSFVGMKLEHVEKGKAVISCENKKEFSQYLGYMHGGMVSAIADTAGGHAAATMLEEGYKTVTSELKIHFLKPVVSKKVIATGEVISAGKKLIIVEAVLRDEEDNMLAKMIATMFVIEPS; from the coding sequence ATGGGAGAAAAAGAAATTTTTGAAAGAATAAAAAAAAGATTTGAATCTCAGGATTTTTTATCTTTTGTTGGAATGAAGCTTGAACATGTAGAAAAGGGAAAAGCCGTAATATCATGTGAGAATAAAAAAGAGTTTTCACAATATTTGGGATATATGCATGGAGGTATGGTTTCAGCTATTGCCGATACCGCAGGAGGTCATGCTGCTGCTACTATGCTTGAGGAGGGATATAAAACAGTAACTTCTGAATTGAAAATACACTTTTTAAAGCCCGTTGTTTCTAAAAAAGTAATAGCTACAGGAGAGGTTATAAGTGCCGGTAAAAAATTAATCATAGTAGAAGCTGTTCTAAGAGATGAAGAAGATAATATGCTTGCTAAAATGATAGCTACTATGTTCGTAATAGAACCTTCTTAA
- a CDS encoding M20 metallopeptidase family protein, translating to MDYKKLNDIIVSMRRDLHQIPEVGTDLPQTKNYVTNKLKELGLSYKESSLDSGLVCDIGSGDNVVAIRADMDALPIQEETGFEYASKNGNMHACGHDVHTACLLGAAHYLKENESRLKGTVRLVFQAAEELAVGAHNMLNSGLLNGVKAIVGTHIGTLSADTPSGEFILKEGPLMASNDRIFIKVIGKGSHGAYPHLSVDPILTASQIVQGIYNIKSREILATEPVIISICMIHGGTQYNVIPTEVNIEGTFRTFSEENRAFITERIKEVAESIAVANRAKAEVVIKRRGAPVVNNAKIYEQLNEVCNELGFKKASHYSLSMAGEDFADYLEKIEGAFILFSTMTEKNIAHHNSKFEVDESKLYQPPVLMSEWAIKYLENNK from the coding sequence ATGGATTACAAAAAATTAAATGATATTATAGTTTCGATGAGAAGAGATCTGCATCAAATTCCTGAAGTTGGAACAGATCTTCCTCAGACAAAAAATTATGTTACAAATAAATTAAAAGAATTAGGACTTTCCTATAAAGAATCTTCACTTGACAGCGGATTAGTCTGCGATATAGGAAGCGGAGATAATGTGGTTGCTATAAGAGCAGATATGGATGCTTTACCTATACAGGAAGAAACAGGATTCGAATATGCTTCTAAAAACGGAAATATGCATGCGTGCGGACATGATGTACATACTGCTTGTCTTTTAGGTGCGGCACATTACTTGAAGGAAAATGAATCAAGGTTGAAAGGTACTGTAAGACTTGTATTTCAGGCAGCAGAAGAATTGGCAGTAGGGGCACATAATATGCTTAATTCAGGTTTACTGAATGGAGTTAAAGCTATAGTTGGCACACATATAGGTACTTTGTCTGCAGATACACCAAGCGGAGAGTTTATATTAAAAGAAGGTCCTTTAATGGCTTCTAATGACAGGATATTTATTAAAGTTATAGGAAAAGGTTCACATGGAGCATATCCTCATCTTTCTGTTGATCCTATTCTTACAGCAAGTCAAATAGTACAGGGTATTTATAATATAAAAAGCAGAGAAATACTTGCCACAGAGCCTGTTATAATATCTATATGTATGATACATGGCGGAACTCAATATAATGTAATACCTACAGAAGTAAATATTGAAGGTACTTTCAGAACTTTCAGCGAGGAGAATAGAGCATTCATAACAGAAAGAATAAAAGAGGTGGCAGAATCTATTGCAGTAGCCAACAGAGCCAAAGCTGAAGTTGTGATAAAAAGAAGAGGAGCACCTGTTGTTAATAATGCGAAAATATACGAGCAGTTAAATGAAGTTTGTAATGAACTTGGATTTAAAAAAGCATCTCATTATAGTTTATCTATGGCTGGTGAAGATTTTGCTGATTATTTGGAGAAGATTGAGGGAGCTTTTATATTATTTTCTACTATGACAGAAAAGAATATAGCTCATCATAATAGTAAATTTGAAGTAGATGAGTCAAAATTATATCAGCCTCCTGTTTTGATGAGTGAATGGGCTATTAAATATTTAGAAAATAATAAATGA
- a CDS encoding radical SAM protein, with protein sequence MNYNEKHLKKIDEALEKAELLYDKCICCGHICNVNRNENKIGRCKICEDTNHIKTASHTLHFGEEPMIVGEGGSGTVFFSSCNLSCVFCQNYQISSEGLGDIIDVETLSDYFLDLERQGAENINLVSATHVIYPVLKGLKIALEKGLNLSIVYNTNGYDTKELLDCLDGIVDIYLPDLKYVFDDKAFKYSRAENYFSIAINAIEIMKKQIGDLVVNEKGIAESGIIIRHLILPNNESDSYDVLIELKERGFLNTAISLMSQYNPKFKACNFENINRKLYKKEYDDLVDYALDLGFENLFIQEIESSDNYNPDFTKEKPFQMQ encoded by the coding sequence GTGAACTATAATGAAAAACATTTAAAAAAAATAGATGAAGCCCTAGAAAAAGCAGAACTTCTTTATGATAAATGTATTTGCTGCGGACATATATGCAATGTTAATCGCAATGAAAATAAAATAGGCAGATGCAAAATTTGTGAAGATACCAATCATATAAAAACTGCATCTCATACTTTGCATTTCGGAGAGGAACCTATGATTGTAGGCGAAGGCGGAAGCGGTACAGTATTTTTTTCTAGCTGTAATTTGAGTTGCGTATTCTGTCAGAATTATCAAATAAGTTCTGAAGGATTGGGTGATATAATTGATGTTGAAACTTTGTCAGATTATTTTTTGGATTTAGAAAGACAAGGTGCAGAAAATATTAATCTGGTGAGTGCGACGCATGTTATTTATCCTGTGTTAAAAGGTTTAAAAATAGCTTTAGAAAAAGGGCTTAATCTTTCTATAGTTTATAATACCAATGGTTATGATACTAAAGAGTTATTGGATTGTTTAGACGGTATTGTAGATATATATTTACCTGATTTAAAATATGTATTTGATGATAAGGCTTTTAAATATTCTAGGGCTGAAAATTATTTTAGCATTGCAATAAATGCAATAGAGATAATGAAAAAGCAAATCGGTGATTTAGTTGTTAATGAAAAAGGCATTGCTGAAAGCGGGATAATAATAAGGCATTTAATACTTCCGAATAATGAGTCTGATTCTTATGATGTATTAATAGAACTTAAGGAGAGAGGTTTTTTAAATACGGCTATATCTTTGATGTCGCAGTATAATCCCAAATTTAAAGCTTGTAATTTTGAAAATATAAACAGAAAGCTGTATAAAAAAGAGTATGATGATTTAGTTGATTATGCTTTGGATTTAGGATTTGAAAATTTATTTATTCAGGAAATTGAAAGCTCTGATAATTATAATCCTGATTTCACTAAAGAAAAACCTTTTCAGATGCAGTGA
- a CDS encoding AAA family ATPase, whose amino-acid sequence MGRIISFSSGKGGAGKTLCSVNFSAELASRGYKVLVFDIDINCSNVFILLHVKPQSKLQEYFEGSLTLKDCVIKSEYGIDVISAGVNIQRFVQFENDFNLSNLAKDLKVLAEDYDYVIIDYAAGITQPMMRFYEMSDDIILVANPEITALTDLYRLMKMIYVNNMTDKMYLIVNKVKNIDWAINLYREIKKVTAKFSLDINLVLLGPVLFDEEKVMISVQKRVPIIILYPKTPIKGGFSLAVTRYLYDIGVMKDENAREKTFSDFF is encoded by the coding sequence ATGGGAAGAATAATATCTTTTTCTAGCGGAAAAGGCGGTGCAGGCAAAACTTTATGTTCAGTTAATTTCTCAGCGGAATTAGCTTCAAGAGGATATAAAGTTTTAGTTTTTGATATAGATATTAACTGTTCAAATGTATTTATTTTACTCCATGTAAAACCGCAGTCTAAACTGCAGGAATATTTTGAAGGCAGTCTCACATTAAAAGATTGTGTTATAAAAAGTGAGTATGGTATAGATGTTATTAGTGCCGGAGTTAATATACAGAGATTTGTTCAGTTTGAGAATGATTTTAATTTGTCAAACCTTGCTAAAGATTTAAAGGTTTTAGCTGAAGATTATGATTATGTTATAATAGATTATGCAGCTGGTATTACTCAGCCTATGATGCGTTTCTATGAAATGTCAGATGATATAATACTTGTTGCCAATCCGGAAATTACAGCTTTGACAGATCTTTATAGACTTATGAAGATGATTTATGTCAATAATATGACTGATAAGATGTATTTGATAGTAAATAAAGTAAAAAATATAGATTGGGCTATCAATTTATACAGAGAAATAAAAAAGGTAACGGCAAAATTTTCTCTTGATATTAATTTGGTTCTTTTGGGACCTGTACTATTTGATGAAGAAAAGGTTATGATATCTGTTCAAAAGAGAGTGCCTATAATAATATTATATCCTAAAACTCCTATAAAAGGCGGTTTTTCATTGGCAGTTACTAGATATTTATATGATATAGGTGTAATGAAAGATGAAAATGCAAGAGAAAAAACTTTCTCAGATTTTTTCTGA